In Zingiber officinale cultivar Zhangliang chromosome 1A, Zo_v1.1, whole genome shotgun sequence, a genomic segment contains:
- the LOC122001330 gene encoding uncharacterized protein LOC122001330, whose protein sequence is MSSSLLLLLSLFFPSSLSAAVTAQSSALPSNSSTVYDILQEYNLPPGILPDTVKSFSEASNGYFVIDLYGECYVDFEYVIYYAPRVSGFLGYDSVSNLEGVQIRSYLIWYGVSYIKVDLPYSDFVYIQFG, encoded by the coding sequence atgtcctcctccctcctcctcctcctttctctcttcttcccttcctcccTCTCCGCGGCGGTGACTGCCCAATCATCGGCCTTGCCGTCTAACAGCTCCACTGTCTACGACATCCTCCAGGAGTACAACCTCCCTCCCGGCATCCTCCCCGACACCGTCAAGTCTTTCTCCGAAGCTTCCAACGGCTACTTCGTCATCGATCTCTACGGAGAGTGCTACGTCGACTTCGAGTACGTCATCTACTACGCCCCGCGCGTGTCTGGCTTCCTCGGCTACGACTCCGTCTCCAACCTCGAGGGTGTCCAGATTCGGAGCTATCTCATCTGGTATGGCGTCAGCTACATCAAGGTCGACCTCCCCTACTCCGATTTCGTCTACATCCAGTTCGGCTAG